A single genomic interval of Novosphingobium ginsenosidimutans harbors:
- the serA gene encoding phosphoglycerate dehydrogenase: MTKPRVLISDKMDPNAAKIFEERGCDVDVITGETPEQLIARIGDYDGLAIRSSTKVTKAILDAAKNLKVIGRAGIGVDNVDIPAASAQGVVVMNTPFGNSITTAEHAIALMFALARQIPEANAQTQAGKWPKNDFMGVEVTGKTLGLIGAGNIGSIVASRALGLRMKVVAFDPFLSPERAVELGIEKVELDDLLARADFITLHTPLTDQTRNILSAENIAKCKKGVRIINCARGGLIDEAALKAALDSGQVAGAALDVFQTEPAKESPLFGTPNFICTPHLGASTNEAQVNVALQVAEQMADYLVNGGVTNALNMPSLSAEEAPKLKPYMALAEQLGSLVGQLTTGSIPRVSIHAEGAAAELNIKPIVAAVLAGFLRVQSDTVNMVNAPFIAKERGIEVREVKTEKAGDYHTLIRVSVKTDAGERSVAGTLFSNAEPRLVELFGIKVEAELAGHMMYIVNEDAPGFIGRIGTLLGEAGINIGTFNLGRRAAGGEAVLLLSVDSPVPANVIAAARDVPGVKRVMALAF; the protein is encoded by the coding sequence ATGACCAAGCCTCGCGTACTCATTTCCGACAAGATGGACCCCAACGCCGCGAAGATCTTCGAAGAGCGCGGCTGCGATGTGGACGTGATCACCGGCGAAACCCCGGAACAGCTGATTGCCCGGATCGGTGATTATGATGGCCTTGCCATCCGCAGCTCGACCAAGGTGACCAAGGCGATCCTTGATGCGGCAAAGAACCTGAAGGTGATTGGCCGCGCCGGGATCGGTGTCGACAATGTCGATATCCCGGCCGCTTCGGCCCAGGGCGTGGTGGTGATGAACACCCCGTTCGGCAACTCGATCACCACGGCCGAACACGCCATCGCGCTGATGTTTGCGCTGGCCCGCCAGATCCCCGAAGCCAATGCCCAGACCCAGGCCGGCAAGTGGCCGAAGAACGATTTCATGGGCGTTGAAGTCACCGGCAAGACACTGGGCCTGATCGGTGCTGGCAATATTGGTTCGATCGTTGCCAGCCGGGCGCTGGGCCTGCGGATGAAGGTCGTTGCTTTCGATCCCTTCCTCAGCCCCGAGCGCGCTGTCGAACTGGGCATCGAAAAGGTTGAGCTTGACGACCTGCTGGCGCGGGCGGACTTCATCACCCTGCACACCCCGCTGACCGACCAGACCCGCAACATCCTGTCGGCCGAGAATATCGCCAAGTGCAAGAAGGGCGTGCGGATCATCAACTGCGCCCGCGGCGGCCTGATCGACGAAGCGGCGTTGAAGGCAGCGCTCGATAGCGGCCAGGTGGCCGGCGCGGCGCTTGACGTGTTCCAGACCGAACCGGCCAAGGAATCGCCGCTGTTTGGCACGCCGAACTTCATCTGCACCCCGCACCTTGGCGCCTCGACCAACGAAGCCCAGGTCAACGTCGCGCTGCAGGTGGCCGAGCAAATGGCCGATTACCTGGTGAACGGCGGCGTCACCAACGCGCTCAACATGCCTTCGCTCTCGGCCGAGGAAGCGCCGAAGCTGAAGCCCTACATGGCACTGGCAGAGCAGCTTGGCAGCCTGGTTGGTCAGCTCACCACCGGTTCGATTCCGCGCGTTTCGATCCATGCCGAAGGCGCCGCGGCCGAGCTGAACATCAAGCCGATCGTTGCCGCCGTGCTGGCCGGCTTCCTGCGGGTGCAGTCGGACACGGTCAACATGGTCAACGCGCCCTTTATAGCCAAGGAGCGCGGGATCGAGGTGCGTGAGGTCAAGACCGAGAAGGCCGGCGATTACCACACCCTGATCCGCGTCTCGGTGAAGACCGATGCAGGTGAGCGCTCGGTGGCGGGAACGCTGTTCTCGAACGCGGAACCGCGCCTGGTCGAGCTTTTCGGCATCAAGGTCGAAGCCGAACTCGCCGGGCACATGATGTACATAGTCAACGAGGACGCCCCCGGCTTCATCGGCCGGATCGGCACCCTGCTGGGCGAAGCCGGCATCAACATCGGCACCTTCAACCTTGGCCGCCGCGCGGCCGGCGGGGAAGCCGTGCTGCTGCTCAGCGTCGACAGCCCGGTCCCGGCCAATGTCATCGCCGCGGCGCGCGACGTGCCCGGCGTGAAGCGGGTCATGGCGCTGGCGTTTTAA